Proteins from a single region of Nakamurella deserti:
- a CDS encoding metal-sensitive transcriptional regulator, producing the protein MTEPHDHSTAPGYSARRDSHLKRLRRIEGQVRGLQRMVEEDKYCIDVLTQVSAATKALQAFSLELLDEHLGHCVVEAAAKGGDEAQVKVREASAAIARLVRS; encoded by the coding sequence ATGACCGAACCGCACGACCACAGCACCGCACCCGGGTACTCCGCCCGGCGGGACAGCCACCTCAAGCGGCTGCGCCGCATCGAGGGACAGGTGCGCGGCCTGCAACGGATGGTCGAGGAGGACAAGTACTGCATCGACGTGCTGACCCAGGTGTCGGCGGCGACCAAGGCGCTGCAGGCGTTCTCCCTCGAGCTGCTGGACGAGCACCTGGGTCACTGCGTGGTCGAGGCGGCCGCCAAGGGCGGCGACGAAGCTCAGGTCAAGGTGCGCGAGGCCTCCGCCGCGATCGCCCGCCTGGTCCGCAGCTGA
- a CDS encoding heavy-metal-associated domain-containing protein: protein MSTSTYGVTGMTCGHCVAAVTEELGRLPGVAHVVVDLAAGGVSTVTVDSTADLDREAVRAAVDEAGYELAPVPA from the coding sequence ATGAGCACCAGCACCTACGGCGTCACCGGCATGACCTGCGGTCACTGCGTCGCGGCCGTCACCGAGGAGCTCGGCCGCCTGCCCGGCGTCGCGCACGTCGTCGTCGACCTCGCCGCCGGCGGCGTGTCCACCGTGACGGTGGACAGCACCGCCGATCTCGACCGGGAGGCCGTCCGCGCCGCCGTCGACGAGGCCGGCTACGAGCTGGCCCCCGTTCCGGCGTGA
- a CDS encoding cellulase family glycosylhydrolase produces MISRPTVARSARRGPLSAALLAVGVALWALTVAVPAGAVPTGTTGTTGAAPTGTTGAAPTGTTGAVPTGTTGTVLAGTTVSSTAGTAVEAFPADPVPPPSTAGTTTSPDPPTPTGPLPADGGGPTPPLPATPGTAVPATATTGPSDPAGPTDVRGPTGPADPTGTPGGGATPSSAASDAPAAPVRLAPEELRIVNYYPADAPWTSMWTSYSAARTDADFAAIASLNATTVRIIVQPAGVGWPTVTPAGAAALRDTVDIAAAHGLTVELTLFDLWYSWSELAASKAWVAQLLSPYRDDPRIVLVELENEMTFGHPPAVAWAQEMLPYLAIVLPGVPRSMSTNTVTALRALDAAIPRSSLDVIDIHLYGDLSTMPAYVAAARAVAAGRPVIVGEAGRSTGDGGTAGSEQGQLAHYAAVAQLTRDAGIGVFAPWTLTDFALDTMPAAFRTPSEASFGLRRLDGSWKPAADLVRRMFGPTGVPAVDPARPAATALDADGGFERADPTPSSAGRLGSWRVFDAAQIGGVGAVAGAGVSGAAMMLTRTGGSPSMVPAVCQTFLLLSGARTVTAGVSIRLEAATGFSRIAVAWFDGATYLGSSESVNARNDRSGWQRITVTGRAPAAATSFQIHLKSAYNSGTAWFDDVQLG; encoded by the coding sequence ATGATCTCCCGCCCCACCGTCGCGCGGAGCGCGCGCCGCGGCCCGCTCTCCGCCGCCCTCCTGGCGGTCGGGGTGGCTCTGTGGGCACTCACGGTCGCCGTACCGGCCGGCGCCGTACCCACCGGCACGACCGGCACGACCGGAGCCGCACCCACCGGCACGACCGGAGCCGCACCCACCGGCACGACCGGCGCCGTACCCACCGGCACGACCGGCACGGTGCTCGCCGGCACGACGGTGTCGTCGACGGCGGGGACGGCCGTGGAGGCGTTCCCCGCCGATCCCGTACCGCCACCGTCCACTGCCGGCACCACCACGTCACCGGATCCGCCGACACCGACTGGACCACTGCCCGCCGACGGAGGAGGCCCGACGCCTCCCCTGCCGGCCACCCCCGGAACGGCCGTACCCGCCACCGCGACCACCGGACCGTCCGACCCTGCCGGCCCCACCGACGTCCGCGGTCCGACCGGTCCCGCCGACCCGACCGGCACCCCCGGTGGCGGTGCCACCCCGTCGAGCGCCGCGTCCGACGCCCCCGCGGCACCTGTGCGGCTCGCCCCGGAGGAGCTCCGGATCGTCAACTACTACCCGGCGGACGCTCCGTGGACCTCGATGTGGACCTCGTACTCCGCCGCCCGCACCGACGCCGACTTCGCGGCCATCGCCTCCCTGAACGCGACCACCGTGCGGATCATCGTGCAGCCCGCCGGGGTCGGGTGGCCGACGGTGACGCCGGCCGGCGCGGCGGCCCTGCGGGACACGGTCGACATCGCCGCCGCCCACGGGCTGACGGTGGAGCTGACCCTGTTCGACCTCTGGTACTCCTGGTCCGAGCTGGCCGCGTCCAAGGCGTGGGTGGCGCAACTGCTCTCGCCGTACCGGGATGATCCGCGCATCGTCCTCGTCGAGCTCGAGAACGAGATGACCTTCGGTCACCCGCCGGCCGTCGCCTGGGCGCAGGAGATGCTGCCCTACCTGGCGATCGTGCTGCCGGGGGTACCGCGATCGATGTCCACCAACACCGTCACGGCCCTGCGGGCGCTCGACGCCGCCATCCCGAGGTCGTCCCTGGACGTCATCGACATCCACCTGTACGGCGATCTGTCCACCATGCCCGCCTACGTCGCCGCGGCCCGGGCCGTCGCCGCCGGACGGCCGGTCATCGTCGGCGAAGCGGGCCGGTCGACCGGTGACGGCGGGACGGCCGGGTCCGAGCAGGGCCAGCTGGCCCACTACGCCGCGGTCGCGCAGCTGACCCGCGACGCCGGGATCGGGGTGTTCGCCCCCTGGACCCTGACCGACTTCGCCCTCGACACGATGCCGGCCGCGTTCCGGACGCCGTCGGAGGCCTCGTTCGGACTGCGGCGGCTGGACGGCAGCTGGAAGCCCGCCGCCGACCTGGTCCGCCGGATGTTCGGTCCCACCGGGGTGCCGGCGGTGGACCCGGCGCGACCGGCGGCGACCGCTCTCGACGCCGACGGCGGCTTCGAGCGGGCCGATCCGACGCCGTCGTCGGCCGGCCGGCTGGGGTCCTGGCGGGTGTTCGACGCCGCCCAGATCGGCGGTGTCGGTGCCGTCGCCGGGGCGGGGGTGAGTGGCGCCGCGATGATGCTGACCCGGACCGGCGGCAGCCCCTCGATGGTGCCCGCGGTGTGTCAGACCTTCCTGCTGCTGTCCGGCGCCCGCACGGTGACCGCCGGCGTGAGCATCCGGCTGGAGGCAGCCACGGGGTTCTCCCGGATCGCCGTCGCCTGGTTCGACGGCGCCACCTATCTCGGCAGCAGCGAGAGCGTCAACGCCCGCAACGACCGGTCCGGGTGGCAGCGGATCACCGTCACCGGCCGGGCTCCGGCCGCGGCGACGTCGTTCCAGATCCACCTGAAGTCGGCGTACAACTCCGGGACGGCCTGGTTCGACGACGTCCAGCTGGGCTGA